A stretch of the Capra hircus breed San Clemente chromosome 10, ASM170441v1, whole genome shotgun sequence genome encodes the following:
- the LOC102189214 gene encoding olfactory receptor 4F3/4F16/4F29-like, whose translation MDGANQSVVSEFLFLGLTNSWEMQLLLFVFSFTFFMASMMGNSLIILTVTCDPHLHSPMYFLLANLSFIDMGVSSVTSPKMIYDLFRKRKVISFSGCITQIFFIHVIGGVEVVLLIAMAFDRYVAICKPLHYLTIMSPRLCISFLVAAWMIGLIHSTVQLVFVVNLPFCGPNMLDSFYCDLPRLIKLACMDINQLESMVTANSGFISIGSFFILIISYIVIILTVQKHSSTGSSKALSTLSAHITVVVLFFGPLIFVYTWPSPSIHLDKFLAIFDAVLTPFLNPVIYTLRNQEMKVAMRRVCRQLVSNRKIS comes from the coding sequence CACATTTTTCATGGCAAGCATGATGGGAAACTCCCTCATTATACTCACTGTGACTTGTGACCCTCACTTACACTCTCCCATGTACTTTCTGTTGGCCAATCTCTCCTTCATTGACATGGGTGTTTCTTCTGTCACTTCTCCCAAGATGATTTATGATCTTTTCAGAAAACGTAAAGTCATCTCCTTTAGTGGCTGCATCACTCAGATCTTCTTCATCCATGTCATTGGTGGTGTGGAGGTGGTGCTGCTCATTGCCATGGCCTTTGACAGGTATGTTGCCATATGTAAGCCTCTCCACTATCTGACCATCATGAGCCCACGACTGTGCATCTCCTTTTTAGTGGCTGCCTGGATGATCGGTCTCATCCACTCCACAGTTCAACTGGTTTTTGTGGTAAACTTACCCTTCTGTGGACCTAATATGTTGGACAGCTTTTACTGTGACCTTCCTCGGTTGATCAAACTTGCGTGCATGGACATAAACCAACTAGAGTCCATGGTCACAGCCAACAGTGGGTTCATCTCTATTGGCTCCTTCTTCATTCTGATCATCTCCTATATCGTCATCATTCTCACTGTTCAGAAACACTCTTCAACAGGTTCATCCAAGGCTCTGTCCACACTTTCAGCTCACATCACTGTAGTAGTCTTGTTCTTTGGTCCTTTGATATTTGTCTATACATGGCCATCTCCCTCTATACACCTGGATAAGTTTCTGGCCATCTTTGATGCAGTTCTCACTCCTTTCCTGAATCCAGTCATTTACACACTCAGGAATCAAGAAATGAAGGTTGCAATGAGGAGGGTATGCAGACAGTTAGTGAGTAATAGAAAGATTTCTTAA